Below is a genomic region from Rana temporaria chromosome 3, aRanTem1.1, whole genome shotgun sequence.
ACTTCtcctcctgtgggtcacaggagtgcacttggtTCTGCACTCTTGACCCAGATTCAGCTGCCAGCAAGTCacagagagcctgagccagctgctcatGCCCCCTGCACAGAGCTCtacaggggcagagcagagagtggttaGTTGCCACACTGTTCAGAGCAGACTCGAGAATTGAGCAATCGGCAGTCTTTAATCACTCAGTTCTGGGTGTAGAGGCGGCAGGGGGAGCTGTAGCTttggatcgatgctgcatctgCACAGGTTAGtgtgtgtaattttatttttttaattccccacTTCTTTTTTTAAAGTTGATGTTCATGCTTCCTGTCACTATAAATGAGCTATTTCCTTCAATAAGTACTGCACTGGCTttaagcactgtatgtagcttcagctacatacagtaaagAGTACTGGGTTccgtctgtgagagagacttccCATTTGACACCCAGAACAAAATAAGAGTTGATCTGACAGgtgctcagccattcataggaagctttgtattcagggATAGTCTGAGTCAGAGAACGTAACGTCATCAGCCTGTCCCTccgactcagccaatcagagaaagcttttattcattcacagaatacaaagtgtTGCTTAGACCGactcttattttattttgttctggGTATGAGATGGGAAGTTTCTCACAGCCAGAGCCCAGCACACTGTCCTGTATGTtgctgaggctacatacagtacatacagtgcTTAGAGGCAGTGCGGCACTTGGGGGTtgattttactaaaggcaaatccactttgcactacaaatgcacttgtaaggcaaagtggatttgcctttagtaaataaaccccatagcgATGGAAATGGTTTGTTTGGTCCAAACAATCTAAAGTGACCGGAAACGTGGAgatcaattttaaccacttaagccccggaccatattgctgcctaaagacccaaggggtttttacagttcgggactgcgtcgctttaacagacaattgtgcggtcgtgcgacgtggctcccaaacaaaattggcgtcctttttttcccacaaatagagctttcttttggtggtatttgatcacctctgcggttttaattttttgcgctataaacaaaaatagagcgacaattttgacacatttttgggaccattgtcattttcacagcaaaaaatgcatttaaattgcattctttattgtgaaaattacagttgcagtttgggagttaaccacaggtggcgctgtaggagttagggtgcacctagtgtgtgtttacaactgtaggggggtgtggctgtaggaatgacgtcatcgattgtgtctcccctataaaggggatgacacgatcgatgcgccgccatagtgaagcacggggaagccgtgtttacatacggctctccccgttcttcagctccggggagcgatcgcgacggagcggctataaacaaatagccgcgccgtggtcccggatcgctccccgagcggacccgacctccgcatgtagcggggggggtcccgatcggaccccccacccgctaatatgCAAGGACGTACAatgacgcccatgtgcctgtacgtgccatattgtggacgtacatttacatgcggaggtcgggaagtggttaaattgcattctttattgtgaaaatgactgttgcagtttgggagttaaacacagggggcgctgtaggatttagggatcactgtgtgtgtgtttactagtgtaggggggtgtggctgtaggattgacaacATCGATTGagtcttccctatataagggatcactcgatcgatgcgccgccacagtaaagcacggggaagccgtgtttacacacggctctccccgttcttcagctccggggagcgatcgcgacggagcggctaaaaacaaatagccgcgccgtcgtcccggatcgctccccgagcggacccgacctccgcatgtaccggggggggtcccgattggaccccccacccacgtctagcagaggacgtacaggtacgtgattgtgcctgtccgtgccattctgctgacgtatatgtacatgaggaggtcgggaagtggttaaagggtaactaaAAACCAAATTGTATGCATTGCATTGTTCTAGTCCTTAAatctggtggctgcattcatttttttttaatttaggttAAGCACCTGTGTCATGGAAATGAACACATACAGACATGTTTGCTTAAGTGGCAATCGTGGCCCCCTATAAATACAAAAACAGCAGAGTTGGGGTTTTATTTGCAGGGCtaccagatgggggggggggggggggggacacaaaagccTAAAATGAAACTGTTTGGTTTTAATTTGGATACACTTTAAATTTAGTATTTTCCTGGTTTAACCaccattttctttatttctttttcctAATAGTGACTGGCCTTAGCTTAAATCTAGAAAAGATGATGGACCAAAAGAGTGGTGCTGTGAAATCTCTTACTACTGGCATTGCTCACCTCTTTAAACAGAACAAGGTCTGATTTTACAGCatgcatttgcatttttttcccaacGTATGTGCTGTCCTGTACAATGGTTTCACTTATTACAAAGTTGCCTCTTGTGTCAGTTGAACCACCTGACAACTTGTATCTATTTGTTTCTTCTCACTGGCTGTTGTCATGAGGGTTACTACTGTCtgagtttgtgtgtgtttttttatttatattttaccaatatatttaatttatgctGTTTGGGTTTAAATGACCAACACCAAGGGCTGGCTCAGGCAGCTAGGCTTCTGACTATAATtttaaaatatcacttttggctAGACCCTTTAACCCTTTTGGCCCTTTAAATACATACTACTTCAGAAAATTCTGTGCTAAAATACACAGCAAATGAAAAAAAGTGGTTTCTGGCCACAGCATAAAAAACCCTAAAAAGAAATATGGAGTCCATATCTTGAATCCAGCCTTATGTGCGTAATACAGTATATCTGTTTAATATAAGCAATGTGCAGTAATTCATTGAAATTCATGTTTGCGGCCAGTACAGCGTCCAAAAACGTCTGACTGTTGAGAATCAGTAAAAATTTGTTTTGCATCatctctttccttccttttcttttcctttttcttttccttttctttcttttttttataacaaatgtACAATGCTTTTCACACAGGTTGTGCATGTCCAAGGCCATGGAAAGATCACAGGGAAAAACCAAGTAACAGCAACAAAAGCAGATGGAAGCACACAGGTCATCAACACTAAGAATATCCTCATAGCCACTGGTTCTGAGGTTGCCCCTTTTTCAGGAATCGAGGTAACTTGGTTTAaaatttcttccttccttcctacctattgttttttttccaatatgGCGGTGCTTGAGGTAATCACAGCCATGTTGGTGCActtgcaaaaagaaaaattgagGACTGTCTGTATATCAACTGTATATGTCTCAATCCTAACTTCCGTTCTATGACATTTGTGGCCATTTAAACAGGCCATACCAAAAGTCCAAGAACTGAAATTTGGGTGGTATGAATGTCCCTAAAAAATGATGTATAagtaataatatgtttgttttgttataatttaataaatgaataaatcagATTACCTTTTTTAATGAATGCTGGAAAATCTAGATATTTGTAAAGGATACCCATATTGGGTAAACGGCTCATCTATGGGTGAACACAGACTGAGGATTGATAGGACAGGTTAAAAATACTGCTTGCATTCTGATCTTCATTGTTTCTCTTCCTGCCATCTTCACTGTGTGTTTGATCATGTCTATAGATTTAAAGATTCTAGTTATCACGCTATTGTCCATTTatccttaaagcgaagttccacccatataaaattcagcagctaaaaaaagtgtagctgctgacttttagtaatcggacactcgcctgtcccagCGAGGCGGGCATACGAAAGCCCCGCTCGTCTACCCCTCCTCTCTGCGATGCCAGCATCGTGACTGTGGGCGCCCAGCTGTGGCTTCACACCCAGGCATGCACGAGCCGCGCTGCGCACCTTGATTGGCTGGGCAATAATCtcggacctgtgacgtgtcccagatgattgctgagagggaggggggagatgtgAACTTCCTGTGCCACagagccccgggaggaagtgggagctggaacccaCTTAAAAGAGGGTTTCCGCTCCCCACAATAAAAAATTGCATGCCTAATGTGGCATGTTAGGGGGTCACctgctcttaaagcgggagttcttgggtggaactttgctttaaagtgatattaaaggctcatgtttttttttataaaaaaaaataaatgttctacATACTTTGAAATGGTTTTGAACAGagaagccccgatcctcctcttcttggggggggggggggggggcctgctggagctcctggcccccCTTTCCcttgtcgagtgcccccatagcaagcctttTCCTATGGGTAAATTTGTATGTGCTCACCCCTGAGCCACCTCTGTGTTAATTATACTCAGAGCATGGCTCTGCCCcatccccctgctccctcctaactggctgtgattgatggcTTCCACTGTGtcccagccaatgaggagggagagacctgggagagcaGCCGCTCGTGCTCCccccctcactggctgtgattaatgGCACTCGCTGCTGTGTCCCAGCCAATGAGGGATAGACCTGGGAGAGCAGCCGCTctggtgcacattgctggatctagatggagctcaggtaagtattgggggggatgctaaaaacagtgtttttttttttccccttgttgcATAGaaagcatgaaggtaaaaaactgtCCGACtgcctcttaggctccattcacacctaggcagacaaatttgcggcgttttgtcgccgcaaatcgcggtacaaatagcagcgttttgtaccgcgatttgcggcgacaaaacgccggtattgtccgcctagatgtgccccagattgaccccctctatggagatgcttcccatctcctagccgaacgccgaaagccgcctgaaaaaaaggtccgggaccttttttcaggcggcaggcatcCGGCGTTCAGCgtgaagatgtgaaccatctccatagagggacatgtgttttcgtccctctggcggctgcggcgtagcactacaggcgtaaaaacgcctaggtgtgaatgggggcttaaagtTTGTGGTCCTTAACCGTTCAGAAAACCCTGTTGCAGAaaactatgtgtgtgtgtatatataatatttgtattattaatgTTTGTATTGCATAGGTTTAGGTATTGTTTTAATCTTTACTATGCAACTTTTGTTTGTTTAATATGAAACCTAGGCATTTATGGTCTCATGTCTTTTAATAATCTAATTCCAGATAGATGAAGACACAGTAGTTTCATCCACTGGTGCATTATCTCtgaaaaaagtgcctgaaaagatGGTGGTTATTGGTGCTGGTGTAATTGGTGTTGAATTGGTAaatcatttgtatgtttttttttttctttttttctaaaaagtataTTTTATTTCTTGTTAAAAACTTGCTAGTATACATTGATATAGATAGTTAAATGTTTCTAATGGATGTATATAGTACAATtagatgtagtaagattttaccAAACATTCTTTATTGTGCTTAAAAGGGTCAAATATATTTGGTATAACTTATCATGGGGTGAAGACTCCAAGAATTTAGAAAGGATCTCTTCCAATGCTTGCTGTATGTCACAGCTACTTTAGGGTGTTAGGAGATCCCTACATTGAGGTTCTGGAGAGCAATACTTtaatatatgttgtttttttgcatgtattGATAATgctgatttgttttttgttttttctcttatcaGGGATCTGTGTGGCAGCGGTTGGGAGCAGATGTTACAGCAGTTGAATTCTTGGGCCATGTTGGTGGGTTAGGCATTGACATGGAAatatcaaaaaatttccaacgcaTACTTCAGAAACAAGGTCTCAAGTTCAAACTGAACACAAAGGTCACTGGTGCAGCCAAGAGGCCAGATGGCAAGATTGATGTttcgtatgtatttttttttttttaattgattaattGCATGCATTGTTTAATCACTTGCTGACCACGCTATggtcgaatgatggctacagcgcagtAGTCCAGTCTATTGATGTCCCCTCAAAACCGCACCTAGCGTGCTCTGTGATAGCTGTATCCTTCAGACACTGCTAATCCCAGATTGAAGTAAAGGACCAattacagcggccctttaccacgcgATCAGCTGTGTTCATTCACAGCTGATTGCAATGTAAACACACTGAAGTATGTGGCAAGACATTGAGTTAGTATTGCAAACAATCTACAGGCCGGTGTAATGCAAAGCTTGGCCAGGAGATCCTTGCCTTTCAGGAATGTAATTTCACTCTCTCGCTGTCCCCCAAGATGGACTAGGGCTGTGGGATTTGTAATGTGCATTGAGTCGTGCATATGACCGCAACTAATGTGCACTGCTTGTTTCAAACAAACTGAAGTGAGGGGTAAAGAGAGTGCTTGGGAGCTCACAGAGAATGTTACAAAGAGACTGTAAAAAACTATTTCATTAAAAATAACAGGACTGTTATTAgtggagatgtgtgtgtgtgtgtgtgtgtattcttttTGGAAAATAAGGGTAGCGATTGGTGTCACTTTAAGTGCAGCATAAAATATTAGCAAGGATATCGCTGCATGCTTTACGTGTTGTATTGTCAAATTGAGTTGTTAAAGAGAACATTGGTTTTCCTCCTCCAATTTCTTTCTTTGTTGACAGTATTGAAGCAGCCGCTGGTGGCAAGGAGGAGGTAGTTGCATGTGATGTTCTGCTTGTATGTATCGGCCGTCGACCCTTTACCCAAAGCCTGGGACTGCAGGAGATGGGAATTGAGCTGGACAACAGGGGCAGAATACCAATCAACAGCAGATTTCAGACAAAGATTCCCAAGTAAGCACTGCTTGACATAACAAAGATCAGCATACAAATATAACTTCTAGCCAATCAAGTCCGTTCATTGCTATCATTGCTGAGCACATGCAATTGCAGCTTACCTGTTATTGTTAGATTGGAACTTGGGCAGATAAAATATTACTGCTGTATACCCAGACTTCAGTACGAGAAGCTGACCtttcgtttgtttgtttttttcttttaaagcatttaaaaaaatctccAGGTATTGTGTTTCttctcccctcccttttttttttttttttttttttcaactcttcAATGTAAAGAGGGTGTATGTCTGTTATGTCCTTATTACTTACGGACTTTCAGGTCAGATAGTATAGATCTCTGGGCTTTTAGTGCTTTATCTTTTTTCAGAGCTTCCCATATAAGCCATACTGTTTATTTGCCCCCTCCTCTTACCCTGCTCAGTCACAGAACACATTCTGGGAACCATTTACAGAATACCAGGTGGATGGACAAACATCTCGGCCTCTGTGTATGAGAGCCACAACTCTGACCTGAATGAAACGGAATTTAGGGTGTAACGTGTTGCTAGGAATgtccccggcccccccccccccaccccacagtccAAGCGCAGTATATCCAACGCCCAGAAAATGGCTGTAAATGAGAGTGTTGCATCGACCACTAACTGGAAACTGAAGACATTCAAAGCAAGAAATGTTGCCAGGACCCCGAGGATCTCCAGAacaggtccaaagctttattcagcgaTCACATCCTAGTTTCAGAGGTGATGGCTCActtaaagagggggaaaaaagggggtgtTAAAGGACAAGATTAGAGGAGGATGGGAAACACTGATAGTAGCCCCAAAtgcaaaaggagaaaaaaaaaatgttatgggtTTGGAGGGGAGGGCAGAAAGGGGGATTAAAAAGAATAGAGAACTGCAAACTGCagtggtgctggggggggggtgaagggaaaacaaaatgtatatacaaaaatCAATCATGAAGATGTCTTATTTACCAAAATCATCTGTCGTCAAGTAAAGGACAAGTTAGTGTTCAGACTCCCTGTGATGTGATCACTTAAagttttgtaccttttttttctggagatccttggtgtgctggtgaccttTCTCGCCTTCAGAGCCCCCCTAGTCACAGGTGGGTCATTCATTCACAGCGATCTCAGAATTGATAAACTACAAGTCTCGTCTGTTGGAGTGATCAAAGGAACACAAGTGTGGATGTCAACACACTTTCAGTCATTGACCCGTTCTTAATTTCCCCTCCCCCGGCAGGCTGCTGTTACTTTTAAATTGTTGGGGCTGTGACTGCACGGTGACATCATTCATGCACACAGTTCTGTAAATGAATAAGCTGGAAGTCCCATCTACCCCTGCAGTTGGCACACTTTTATTTTTCAATGGAACACGAGTGCAGTATTCAATGCACTTGTAGTCCATttcaccttcctctctaaggctggattcacacctatgcaattttttttaacagaaaggtaCACCTATGCAATTTTAATGtgttgtgtatgtttttttttttttttttttttaatcagatttgcactacagtccatttaccatggtttcctatgaaacatgttctggagtgcaaatctgcaatatgtactaaaaatgcataggtgtgaatccagcctaactgAAAGCCATACAAGAGGTACAGGCATAGAGCTGGAGAAAGAGTTTGCAGGAGCCTGAAATTGCACCCCCGATCCACTAATCGTAAATGCTTTACAGGCCCTTgtgtgagagaaaaaaataaatgcacattcttTTCCTGCAAACATGTTCGCCTTTATTTTCTTAAGTAAACCTCCTTTAAAGAGGCTTACAACTCATAAGACTTAACTTATTTTTACACAGTgtcgattattattattttttccttttgtctAGTGTAGAATAAGCTTTTACAGTCGGTTGTCATTTACAGAGCACATATTTGCAGTTCTACTCCAGCTATACGGAAACATACACCCCTTGGCAGCTTtgtaatatagaattttttttccttcatataCACAATGTGAAGTGCTCAcatgctgacccatgtccacaggCAAACGTGCCTACAATGGGAATTTAAGCTTTGGggactggaccacagagcaatagAAGAAGCTGGTCAGGTCTGACGAATCACTGTTTTTGACATCAGGGGGTCGGCAACCCGGTCTTCTCTTTAGAGCGTAGCAAGCCCGAGCTGTTGCTCTTTCGCGGTCATCCTCACTGACTCTCCTTCCAGATCCAAGGGGCTTGTGGGTGATAGGAGGTGTGAAGGTGAGACAGGATTGGTGGCAGGAATCAGCGGCAGGACATGTAGATTTGCACCTGCACAGCCTGCAGCGGGGATTGCACAGTCTTTGTAGGCAAGggttgcataatgtgctagtatgtgatgcatactagcacattgtgccttttttactttgcagagaagaagaaaggaagactaactcgtcagggtttacttcctcttttaatGTTGTACCCAGAGGTAAGAAGAAATTTTACAATGATAGAAGGAGGGACGCGTGTTCCAGGAGCAACTGTCTTGGATGGCAGGTCCTCTCACTTTGGGAGATTTCCACAAATTTTTGTATCTTAAGGACAGGGAGTGAAAAAATATTCCCCAGTGGTACACAGATGGCAAACAAATCTGGTAGGGATTTTAACCCTTCTCTGCTCTTTCCCAGATATACATTTCAGCTGTGCTTGCACTTTTAACAGAACAATTTAAAAATTTTGTTTAATGGTGGTTTAAAATAACAGTggtttttcttcttccttttttttagtATTTATGCTATTGGTGATGTAGTGGCTGGTCCTATGTTGGCACACAAAGCAGAAGATGAAGGCATTATCTGTGTGGAGGGAATGGCTGGTGGAGCTGTCCACATTGACTACAACTGTGTGCCATCTGTAATCTACACCCACCCTGAAGTGGCCTGGGTGGGCAAAACAGAAGAACAGCTAAAAGAGGAGGTATAAATACGACTCTCTTGTGTTTTGTGACATTACATCATTTtagataatttatttttaatttgctgATAATCTGGTTGAGAATTCCAATAGCTAATGGTACAATTTGGTGTGTGTCTAGATAATGCTGTCTTTCTATGAATTCTGCAGGGTGTGGAGTATAAAGTTGGGAAGTTCCCATTTGCTGCCAATAGCCGAGCTAAGACGAACGCGGACACAGATGGCTTGGTGAAAATTCTCAGTCACAAGTCTACTGACAGAATGCTTGGAGCTCATATCCTGGGAGCCGTAAGTTTATCAGCTTATTACTAGAAATGTATAGTGGTGTATACTTTATTATGGGAAGAACTAAAAGAAATATATTAGAGATGagaaaatgtaccgtatttatcggcgtataacacgcaccctaactttaagaggcaagtttcaggaaaaaaactttccacagccccctgcgtataacacgcaggcacagtttaccctccattttcagggtaaaaaagtgagtgttatacgccaataaatacagtaatatttGTCCTCTAGTCTTCAGTCTGGCCACAGGTTGAGCTCTGTTTTATTTTCACATAATTGGCATTAATACTCTTTTTAGCTAAACCATAGTATTTGGGGAACCCTTTATCATGTATTGCATATTTGAAACTTTTATAAAACAAAGATTGTGTGTTTATACAGTAGGTTTGTGTGTAAGCAATAAAGCTTACATTAAACTGTTCTAGTTTAACTTTAAGTGTAAAGAAAGTAAGTTACTTTTGGATGTTTCACATAAGCATTTAAGCTAGTCATATTTCTACTGGTGCCCCCATTACAAGCTGCTTgggggggcactcatgcatgctggctcactcctgaatcctgctctgtgtgtccctcACACCCTCGTCAATGGCTCAGATTTGAGAGCAGCAGGAGTCAATTGCTCCCACCGCTGTATCTGAGCCATTGAGAAGCGAAAGAGCCAGTAGAGCCTGCGCTCTGATGCACATCATTGAAATGAGATCGGACTCAAGTATGTATTTAGGAGGGGCTGTGGGGAAAACTGCATGCATGATGTAtgtggtgtgttttttgttttttatgcagcaaggtaaaaaaccttctgcctttacaaccactttaaaggccaGTTCATACCATGCCAGCACAGGAATTCCTAGGAATGAAATATGCGTTCCTGTGCTGCAGTCCATTTGTGATCTGCAGCGGGTATCAATAATTTAATGATAACCCAAACACAGTGCATATTGCCCACACCGAATTGCATGGTACAAAAGTATGCACTactcaaaatgaatgggctgaaatcgcaccacACAGAATCGCACAGGAACGCACCGTGTATTCCTGTGCATGCATGACGTGAACCAGCCGTCAAGTTAACCTTGGCACTAAGATAAATGTTAAAGAATAGGTACCATATGGTACCAAACGTAAAAATGTCCCTGTGGGCGCTACAACCACACTAAGCGTGACTTGGTCCAACCTGTAAAGTTAAAAGTAACTGATAACCAGTGCAGCCGCCAACCACTGGAGAATGGACAAGCAGACACAATAACAAAAAAAGCAGCGCTCAATGGATAAAGGCATACGACTTTATAGTCTAAAAAATAACGTAGGTATTacatgtagtaaacacacacagtgATTAAAATAatcatgtaaaatgtaaaaacatgatatatgtgtagcgctacccccggaggagccgctgatcagATTTGGAATCAGCGTATTTAAGTTGCCTCtttactgtgtctaggggtgatggtggtgtttagagcaataatagaatgtccaggaccattagttgacgttttcaatgctttattctctggtcaaacacgaccaacataca
It encodes:
- the DLD gene encoding dihydrolipoyl dehydrogenase, mitochondrial, translating into MQSWSRVCCTLGKKTHISHLTPGLKRICAVPLRTYADQALDADVTVVGSGPGGYVAAIKAAQLGFQTVCVEKNDTLGGTCLNVGCIPSKALLNNSHLYHLAHGKDFASRGIEVTGLSLNLEKMMDQKSGAVKSLTTGIAHLFKQNKVVHVQGHGKITGKNQVTATKADGSTQVINTKNILIATGSEVAPFSGIEIDEDTVVSSTGALSLKKVPEKMVVIGAGVIGVELGSVWQRLGADVTAVEFLGHVGGLGIDMEISKNFQRILQKQGLKFKLNTKVTGAAKRPDGKIDVSIEAAAGGKEEVVACDVLLVCIGRRPFTQSLGLQEMGIELDNRGRIPINSRFQTKIPNIYAIGDVVAGPMLAHKAEDEGIICVEGMAGGAVHIDYNCVPSVIYTHPEVAWVGKTEEQLKEEGVEYKVGKFPFAANSRAKTNADTDGLVKILSHKSTDRMLGAHILGAGAGEMINEATLAMEYGASCEDIARVCHAHPTVSEAFREANLAASFGKAINF